The sequence CCACCAGGATGTCCACCAGCAGGGGCTCGATGCCGGAGATTTCATCCTGTGTCAGCACGCGCCACTTTTCCGGGTCAGACGGGTGGTGCAGGAGCAGGCGAGCGGCGGAGCGGGGCTCCTCGTGGGCCAGGCACAGGAGGTCCGCGGTGGCTTTGCCGCGGCGGTCGTAGATGCGCCAAACGCGCTTCTCCCCGGGGTTCAGCGTTTTGTCCGGGGTCTCGGATATCTTGATGGCCGGCTCCCAGCCGGCGCGGTTGCGCACCGCCACCAGCTTGTAGACGCCGTCGAGGGCGCTGTGGCCGTGGGAGGTGATGAGGCGGGTGCCGACGCCGTACGTCAGCCGGCGGATGAGCCGGTC is a genomic window of Anaerolineae bacterium containing:
- a CDS encoding nicotinate phosphoribosyltransferase, whose product is DRLIRRLTYGVGTRLITSHGHSALDGVYKLVAVRNRAGWEPAIKISETPDKTLNPGEKRVWRIYDRRGKATADLLCLAHEEPRSAARLLLHHPSDPEKWRVLTQDEISGIEPLLVDILVDGKLVYELPSLEDIRALRRADVERLDAGVKRLVNPHIYHVSLSEGLWNLKQELIHAARQKARAGQRSSPAL